The following are from one region of the Streptomyces changanensis genome:
- a CDS encoding class I SAM-dependent methyltransferase, with product MTDRTAAGTAAGTAASRTDVRALLDSLPDTLPGDEILALNSAQSDIHTERTYDYNGWTFTLPPGVFKPGDTSRIVHDRLLDGTIPVTGRSYAAMGVGLGVEAVIAGTLGAREVYAVDVHPDSVAAAAGHYARIVGDRSDTVFRPLVSNLFEEFPDSARLDVVTFNPPAVSKRTSDDPTVVRNVCVGAEIVLRFFDQIVTRDLLAPDGEIHLIVSNTAELKRIVAHAVDAGFRPVVLHRQTWEGDNCQAYLFKLIRHDAV from the coding sequence ATGACCGACCGGACCGCAGCCGGCACCGCAGCCGGCACCGCAGCGTCCCGGACCGACGTCCGCGCCCTGCTGGACTCGCTGCCCGACACGCTGCCGGGGGACGAGATCCTCGCCCTGAACAGCGCCCAGTCCGACATCCACACCGAGCGGACGTACGACTACAACGGCTGGACGTTCACCCTGCCGCCGGGGGTCTTCAAGCCGGGCGACACCAGCCGCATCGTCCACGACCGCCTGCTGGACGGCACGATCCCCGTCACGGGCCGCTCGTACGCGGCGATGGGGGTGGGCCTGGGCGTCGAGGCCGTGATCGCCGGCACCCTGGGGGCGCGGGAGGTCTACGCGGTCGACGTCCACCCGGACAGCGTGGCCGCGGCCGCCGGGCACTACGCCCGGATCGTCGGGGACCGGTCGGACACCGTCTTCCGGCCGCTGGTGTCGAACCTCTTCGAGGAGTTCCCGGACTCCGCCCGGCTGGACGTCGTCACCTTCAACCCACCGGCGGTCTCCAAGCGGACGAGCGACGACCCGACGGTGGTGCGCAACGTCTGCGTGGGCGCCGAGATCGTCCTGCGCTTCTTCGACCAGATCGTGACCCGCGACCTGCTGGCGCCGGACGGCGAGATCCACCTGATCGTCTCCAACACCGCCGAGCTGAAGCGGATCGTCGCCCACGCCGTCGACGCCGGGTTCCGCCCCGTCGTGCTGCACCGCCAGACGTGGGAGGGCGACAACTGCCAGGCGTACCTGTTCAAGCTCATCCGGCACGACGCCGTCTGA